From a region of the Stenotrophomonas sp. BIO128-Bstrain genome:
- the otsA gene encoding alpha,alpha-trehalose-phosphate synthase (UDP-forming) has translation MSRLVVVSNRVAVPGESRAGGLAVGLLAALKERGGLWFGWSGKSVRDNSGALHEQVDGDIRYVTMDLNKRDVDGYYNGFANRTLWPLLHFRLDLVDYDRGTRETYRRVNALFAEKLAPLLREDDIVWIHDYHLIPLASLLRERGIGCRIGFFLHVPMPSADLLQAMPDHLRLFSSLYAYDLVGFQTQRDADRFQSYVRLFGGGRVLPDGELEAPGGRRFRAAAFPIGIDTEFIARQAKAGANKPAVKDLRGSLRNRQLAIGVDRLDYSKGLPERFQGFERYLERHPDQHGSLTYLQIAPVSRGDVTEYRQLRGQLEQIAGHINGGHAAPDWTPLRYVNQNFTHATLTGFYRAAAVGLVTPLRDGMNLVAKEYVASQDPENPGVLVLSLLAGAADELKQALLVNPHDLDGVADAIATAATMPLKKRVERWQAMMDHLRTYDINHWRQTYLQALEG, from the coding sequence ATGAGCCGCCTGGTCGTCGTGTCCAACCGGGTCGCCGTTCCCGGTGAATCCCGCGCCGGCGGCCTGGCGGTCGGCCTGCTCGCCGCGCTCAAAGAGCGTGGCGGCCTGTGGTTCGGCTGGAGCGGCAAGTCGGTACGCGACAACAGCGGCGCGCTGCACGAGCAGGTGGACGGTGACATCCGCTACGTCACCATGGACCTCAACAAGCGCGATGTGGACGGCTACTACAACGGCTTCGCCAATCGCACGCTGTGGCCATTGCTGCACTTCCGGCTGGACCTGGTCGACTACGACCGCGGGACGCGCGAAACGTACCGCCGGGTCAACGCGCTGTTCGCCGAGAAACTCGCCCCGCTGCTGCGCGAAGACGACATCGTCTGGATCCACGATTACCACCTGATCCCGCTCGCCTCGCTGCTGCGCGAGCGTGGCATCGGCTGCCGGATCGGCTTCTTCCTGCATGTGCCGATGCCCTCGGCGGACCTGCTGCAGGCCATGCCCGACCACCTGCGGTTGTTCTCCAGCCTGTACGCCTATGACCTGGTCGGCTTCCAGACGCAGCGCGATGCGGACCGTTTCCAGTCCTACGTGCGCCTGTTCGGTGGCGGCCGGGTGCTGCCCGATGGCGAGCTGGAAGCGCCCGGCGGCCGACGCTTCCGCGCCGCGGCCTTCCCGATCGGCATCGATACCGAGTTCATTGCGCGGCAGGCCAAGGCCGGGGCGAACAAGCCAGCGGTCAAGGACCTGCGCGGCAGCCTGCGCAATCGCCAGCTGGCGATCGGCGTGGACCGGCTGGACTACTCAAAGGGCCTGCCCGAACGCTTCCAGGGTTTCGAGCGGTATCTGGAACGCCACCCGGACCAGCATGGCTCGCTCACGTATCTGCAGATCGCCCCGGTATCCCGTGGCGATGTCACCGAGTACCGGCAGCTGCGCGGCCAGCTGGAACAGATCGCCGGGCACATCAACGGCGGGCATGCCGCGCCGGACTGGACCCCGCTGCGCTACGTCAACCAGAATTTCACCCATGCCACCCTGACCGGCTTCTACCGGGCGGCGGCGGTGGGCCTGGTGACCCCGTTGCGCGACGGCATGAACCTGGTGGCCAAGGAATACGTCGCCTCGCAGGATCCGGAGAATCCGGGCGTACTGGTGCTGTCACTGCTGGCCGGCGCTGCCGATGAACTCAAGCAGGCACTGCTGGTCAATCCACATGACCTCGATGGCGTGGCCGATGCGATCGCCACGGCCGCGACGATGCCGCTGAAGAAGCGCGTGGAGCGCTGGCAGGCGATGATGGACCACCTGCGCACCTACGACATCAATCATTGGCGGCAGACGTATCTTCAGGCCCTGGAAGGATGA
- a CDS encoding glycoside hydrolase family 15 protein: protein MSEPDLNLGVVGNGSFGALIDKHARVVWSCLPTFDGDPTFCALLGPNQQEGGDFGIELEDMVESEQSYLTNTAILRTVLRDKHGGALEIIDFAPRWRQNDRFYRPVSLIRQVRPLSGNPRIIVRARPLADWGARVPDSTWGSNHIRWVLPDHVLRLTTDVPLRFVRDGLPFVLNHPVHLVLGVDESLNRSLSGYVQESFQRTRDYWREWVRYLSIPLEWQDAVIRSAITLKLCQYEDSGAIIAAMTTSIPEAPGSIRNWDYRYCWLRDAAFVVRTLNRLGATRTMEQFLGYIFNLATADGSLQPLYGISFEAKLEESEVPSLSGYRGMGPVRRGNLAWVQRQHDVYGSVVLASTQLFFDRRLQDPGDAHTFARLEPLGEQAFTLHDVPDAGLWEFRGRTEVHTYTSAMCWAACDRLCKIAVRLKLDDRATYWRERADIIHARIMRDSWSEALGHFTDTFGGHRLDASLLLLADIGFIDATDARFVATVEAIGRDLKHGNALYRYVAPDDFGEPETSFTICTFWYIDALAAIGRLDEAREMFEMLLERRNHLGLLSEDLAFDNGEAWGNFPQTYSHVGLITAAMRLSRSWQEAS, encoded by the coding sequence ATGAGCGAACCCGATCTGAATCTGGGCGTGGTCGGCAATGGCAGCTTCGGCGCGCTGATCGACAAGCACGCGCGCGTCGTCTGGAGCTGCCTGCCGACCTTCGACGGCGACCCCACCTTCTGCGCCCTGCTTGGCCCCAATCAACAAGAGGGCGGTGACTTCGGCATCGAGCTGGAGGACATGGTCGAGAGCGAACAGAGCTACCTGACCAACACCGCCATCCTGCGCACCGTGCTGCGCGACAAGCATGGCGGCGCGCTGGAAATCATCGATTTCGCGCCGCGCTGGCGCCAGAACGACCGCTTCTATCGGCCGGTCAGCCTGATCCGCCAGGTCCGCCCGCTGTCCGGCAACCCGCGCATCATCGTGCGCGCCCGGCCACTGGCCGACTGGGGCGCGCGCGTTCCCGATTCGACCTGGGGCAGCAACCACATCCGCTGGGTGCTGCCCGACCACGTGCTGCGCCTGACCACGGATGTGCCGCTGCGCTTCGTGCGCGACGGCCTGCCGTTCGTGCTCAACCATCCGGTGCACCTGGTGCTGGGGGTGGACGAATCGCTCAACCGTTCGCTCAGTGGTTACGTGCAGGAATCCTTCCAGCGCACGCGCGACTACTGGCGCGAATGGGTGCGCTATCTGTCCATCCCGCTGGAATGGCAGGACGCGGTGATCCGCAGCGCGATCACGCTGAAACTGTGCCAGTACGAAGACAGCGGCGCGATCATCGCCGCGATGACGACCTCCATTCCCGAAGCGCCCGGCAGCATCCGCAACTGGGATTATCGCTATTGCTGGCTGCGCGATGCCGCCTTCGTGGTGCGTACGCTGAACCGCCTCGGCGCCACGCGCACGATGGAGCAGTTCCTGGGCTACATCTTCAACCTGGCCACCGCCGATGGCAGCCTGCAGCCGCTGTACGGCATCAGCTTCGAGGCCAAGCTGGAAGAAAGCGAAGTCCCCTCGCTGTCCGGCTACCGCGGCATGGGGCCGGTGCGTCGCGGCAACCTGGCCTGGGTACAGCGCCAGCACGATGTCTACGGCAGCGTGGTGCTTGCCTCCACGCAGCTGTTCTTCGATCGCCGCCTGCAGGACCCGGGCGATGCACACACCTTCGCGCGGCTGGAGCCGCTCGGCGAGCAGGCCTTCACCCTGCATGACGTGCCCGATGCCGGGCTGTGGGAGTTCCGCGGCCGCACCGAAGTGCATACCTACACCAGCGCGATGTGCTGGGCCGCCTGCGACCGCCTGTGCAAGATCGCGGTGCGGCTGAAGCTGGATGACCGCGCCACCTACTGGCGCGAGCGAGCCGACATCATCCATGCGCGGATCATGCGCGACTCGTGGAGCGAAGCGCTCGGGCACTTCACCGATACCTTCGGTGGCCACCGCCTGGATGCCTCGTTGCTGCTGCTGGCCGACATCGGGTTCATCGACGCCACCGACGCACGCTTTGTCGCCACCGTCGAGGCGATCGGCCGCGATCTCAAACATGGCAACGCGCTGTACCGTTACGTGGCGCCGGATGACTTCGGCGAACCGGAAACCAGCTTCACCATCTGCACCTTCTGGTACATCGATGCGCTCGCCGCGATCGGTCGCCTGGATGAAGCGCGCGAGATGTTCGAGATGCTGCTGGAGCGCCGCAATCACCTGGGCCTGCTCTCCGAAGACCTGGCCTTCGACAATGGCGAGGCCTGGGGCAACTTCCCGCAGACCTATTCGCACGTGGGCCTGATCACCGCCGCCATGCGCCTGTCGCGCAGCTGGCAGGAGGCATCATGA
- the otsB gene encoding trehalose-phosphatase produces MANDFPQRPPPPLLDDACALFLDVDGTLIEFADDPESVALLPDVREAIGRISDRLDGAVALISGRPLAQLDKLFAPLSLPAAGLHGHELRNHEQRAQSSDPSADTSEWLHALHQQAMRFAHGYPGVLVEDKGRSLALHWRGAPHAANDVRAFAERHIRGHGGYRLQPGDHVIEFLPEGSDKGRAMRQLMLQPPFRDRMPVFVGDDLTDEFGFGAANDLHGWSVLVGAREPSDAVFSLPTIRSVHAWLRENAY; encoded by the coding sequence ATGGCCAACGACTTCCCCCAACGTCCGCCGCCGCCGCTGCTGGACGATGCCTGTGCGCTGTTCCTGGACGTGGATGGCACCCTTATCGAATTCGCGGACGACCCCGAGTCGGTCGCGCTGCTGCCGGATGTGCGTGAGGCGATCGGGCGCATCAGCGACCGCCTGGATGGCGCGGTCGCGCTGATCAGCGGCCGACCGCTGGCGCAGCTGGACAAGCTGTTTGCGCCCCTGAGCCTGCCCGCCGCCGGCCTGCATGGCCACGAGCTGCGCAACCACGAGCAGCGCGCGCAGAGCAGTGATCCCTCCGCAGATACCAGTGAGTGGCTGCACGCCCTGCACCAGCAGGCGATGCGGTTCGCGCACGGCTACCCCGGCGTGCTCGTTGAAGACAAGGGCCGCAGCCTGGCCCTGCATTGGCGTGGTGCTCCGCATGCCGCCAATGACGTGCGTGCGTTTGCCGAACGGCATATCCGCGGGCATGGCGGCTATCGGCTGCAGCCGGGCGACCATGTGATCGAATTCCTGCCTGAGGGCAGCGACAAGGGGCGTGCGATGCGGCAGCTGATGCTGCAGCCGCCGTTCCGTGATCGCATGCCGGTGTTCGTCGGCGATGACCTCACCGATGAATTCGGCTTCGGCGCGGCCAATGATCTGCATGGCTGGAGCGTGCTGGTCGGTGCGCGCGAGCCGAGCGATGCGGTGTTCTCGCTGCCGACGATACGCAGCGTCCACGCCTGGCTTCGCGAGAATGCCTACTGA
- a CDS encoding TonB-dependent receptor, giving the protein MSRPSASRLGLAIALVLSSPLLAQDVLAQDAPNTAKTLDTVIVTGTRAVDRTVLESTSPVDVLTAEDIRKAGVVNGELGSALQALLPSFNFPRQSNSGGADHIRAAQLRGLSPDQVLVLVNGKRRHSSALVNTDSKIGKGTTPVDFNAIPVSAIKRIEVLRDGAGALYGSDAVAGVINVILDDAPEGGAFEASFGANHTDLKPIDRTLTDGQTSYASAKVGTRLGDEGGFLRVGLELKNHEGTNRAGFDQIPPWDQTPTNLALQGKRNYVLGDGKTKDLNAWYNAQLPFGETSTFYSFATFNQRDSEGANYFRYPDSDANWAQIYPNGYRPISEGENRDVQAVAGAKGQWGEWNYDASLDYGINTFTYRLRNSLNASLGPTSPTRFKTGDYRNELTVANVDLGRVFSQGESITHSLGLGLEARRDHYQTRPGDPTSYAAGPFTDRPTGSQAGGGLTPQDATSLSRDVASAYASLSSQFGEHFSSDLAARYEHSDDFGGELTGKLGLRYEFTPAFALRGAISNNFRAPSLAQIGYESTSTGYNAAGQLVQGRVLSVNNPIARGLGATDLKPEKSLNTSLGFTSRIGEHFDVSLDFFQIDIDDRIALSESITGDALTDYVQQQFGVAGLQSASFFVNAADTRTRGAELVSNWRQSLGDGELVLTGTYAYTKTTLKNVLATPPGLLALDPDYVLFGVEETNTLTDATPRTRAALAASWADDRWSLSSRLSRYGSVTRVFNFGDGYIPRQTYGAEWQLDAEVEYKITPQWSVALGGQNLTDNYSDLSNDDIYYFGNLPYDVLSPIGSNGAYYYGRVRYTF; this is encoded by the coding sequence ATGTCCCGTCCGTCCGCGTCGCGCCTTGGCCTTGCCATCGCGCTCGTCCTTTCCTCCCCCCTGCTGGCCCAGGACGTACTTGCGCAGGACGCGCCGAACACCGCTAAAACGCTGGACACCGTGATCGTCACCGGCACCCGTGCCGTTGACCGGACCGTGCTGGAATCCACCTCGCCAGTGGATGTGCTCACCGCCGAGGACATCCGCAAGGCCGGCGTGGTCAATGGCGAGCTTGGCAGCGCCCTGCAGGCGCTGCTGCCCTCGTTCAATTTCCCGCGCCAGTCCAACTCCGGCGGTGCCGACCACATCCGGGCCGCCCAGCTGCGCGGCCTCTCGCCCGATCAGGTGCTGGTGCTGGTCAACGGCAAGCGCCGCCACAGCAGCGCCCTGGTCAACACCGACAGCAAGATCGGCAAGGGCACCACCCCGGTCGATTTCAACGCGATCCCGGTCAGCGCGATCAAGCGCATCGAAGTGCTGCGCGATGGCGCCGGTGCGCTGTACGGCTCCGATGCGGTGGCCGGCGTGATCAACGTGATCCTGGATGACGCGCCGGAAGGCGGTGCATTCGAAGCGAGCTTCGGCGCCAACCACACCGACCTCAAGCCGATCGACCGCACCCTCACCGACGGCCAGACCAGCTACGCCAGCGCCAAGGTCGGCACCCGGCTGGGCGATGAGGGCGGCTTCCTGCGCGTGGGCCTGGAGCTGAAAAATCACGAAGGCACCAATCGCGCCGGCTTCGACCAGATCCCGCCGTGGGACCAGACCCCGACCAACCTTGCCCTGCAGGGCAAGCGCAACTACGTGCTCGGCGATGGCAAGACCAAGGACCTGAACGCCTGGTACAACGCGCAGCTGCCGTTCGGTGAAACCTCCACCTTCTACAGCTTCGCCACCTTCAACCAGCGCGACAGCGAAGGCGCGAACTACTTCCGCTACCCGGACAGCGACGCCAACTGGGCGCAGATCTACCCGAACGGCTACCGTCCGATCTCCGAGGGCGAAAACCGCGACGTACAGGCCGTGGCCGGCGCGAAGGGCCAGTGGGGCGAGTGGAACTACGATGCGAGCCTGGATTACGGCATCAACACGTTCACTTACCGCCTGCGCAACTCGCTCAACGCCTCGCTGGGCCCGACCAGCCCGACCCGGTTCAAGACCGGTGATTACCGCAATGAGCTGACGGTCGCGAACGTCGACCTCGGCCGTGTGTTCTCGCAGGGCGAGAGCATCACCCACAGCCTTGGCCTGGGCCTGGAAGCGCGCCGCGACCATTACCAGACCCGTCCGGGCGATCCGACCAGCTATGCCGCGGGTCCGTTCACCGATCGCCCGACCGGCTCGCAGGCCGGTGGTGGCCTGACCCCGCAGGATGCGACCTCGCTCTCGCGCGATGTCGCCAGCGCCTACGCCAGCCTGTCCAGCCAGTTCGGTGAGCATTTCTCAAGCGATCTGGCCGCACGCTACGAGCACAGCGATGATTTCGGTGGCGAGCTCACCGGCAAGCTGGGGCTGCGCTACGAATTCACGCCGGCCTTCGCGCTGCGCGGTGCGATCTCCAACAACTTCCGTGCCCCGTCGCTGGCGCAGATCGGCTACGAATCCACGTCCACCGGCTACAACGCGGCCGGCCAGCTGGTGCAGGGCCGCGTGCTGTCGGTGAACAATCCGATCGCGCGTGGCCTGGGCGCCACCGACCTGAAGCCGGAGAAGTCGCTCAACACCAGCCTGGGTTTCACCAGCCGTATCGGCGAGCACTTCGATGTCTCGCTGGACTTCTTCCAGATCGACATCGATGACCGCATCGCACTGTCGGAAAGCATCACCGGTGATGCGCTGACCGACTACGTGCAGCAGCAGTTCGGCGTGGCTGGCCTGCAGAGCGCCAGCTTCTTCGTCAACGCCGCCGATACCCGCACCCGCGGCGCGGAACTGGTGAGCAACTGGCGGCAGTCGCTGGGCGATGGCGAGCTGGTGCTGACCGGCACCTACGCCTACACCAAGACCACGCTGAAGAACGTGCTCGCCACCCCGCCGGGACTGCTCGCGCTGGACCCGGACTACGTGCTGTTCGGCGTGGAAGAGACCAATACGCTGACCGATGCCACCCCGCGCACCCGCGCCGCGCTGGCCGCCAGCTGGGCCGATGATCGCTGGTCGCTGAGCAGCCGCCTGAGCCGCTATGGCAGCGTCACCCGCGTGTTCAACTTCGGTGATGGTTATATTCCGCGCCAGACCTACGGGGCCGAGTGGCAGCTGGATGCCGAGGTGGAATACAAGATCACCCCGCAGTGGAGCGTGGCGCTGGGCGGGCAGAACCTGACCGACAACTACTCGGATCTGTCCAACGACGATATCTACTACTTCGGCAACCTGCCGTATGACGTGCTGTCACCGATCGGTAGCAATGGTGCGTATTACTACGGGCGCGTGCGGTATACGTTCTGA
- a CDS encoding DUF3574 domain-containing protein: MSFRAILIALVLTTSGCATAAPAAKSTPPAAATATLQGDAARPDAAAGWVRSELYFGVGEETGVADRPQTEGISDAQWRAFLDKEVTPRFPDGLTVFDAYGQWLFRGAAEPNRLRTKVLVVLHENTPQRRADIEAIRLAWKQATGHQSVLWAQQAVEVSF; encoded by the coding sequence ATGTCGTTCCGCGCCATCCTGATTGCCCTGGTCCTGACCACCAGCGGCTGTGCTACCGCCGCCCCGGCCGCCAAATCCACCCCGCCAGCCGCCGCCACGGCCACCTTGCAGGGTGACGCCGCGCGCCCGGATGCCGCCGCCGGCTGGGTCCGCAGCGAGCTGTATTTCGGCGTGGGCGAAGAAACCGGCGTGGCCGACCGCCCGCAGACCGAGGGCATCAGTGACGCGCAGTGGCGCGCCTTCCTCGACAAGGAAGTCACCCCGCGCTTCCCGGACGGCCTGACCGTGTTCGATGCCTACGGCCAGTGGCTGTTCCGTGGCGCCGCCGAGCCGAACCGCCTGCGCACCAAGGTGCTGGTGGTGCTGCACGAGAACACCCCGCAGCGCCGCGCCGACATCGAAGCGATCCGCCTGGCATGGAAGCAGGCCACCGGCCACCAGTCGGTGCTGTGGGCGCAGCAGGCGGTTGAAGTATCGTTCTGA
- a CDS encoding thiamine pyrophosphate-dependent enzyme: MSKRVAEIVVETLQAAGVRHCYGIVGDTLNYVTDAIHHSEIEWVHTRHEEVAAFAAGAESLISGQLTACAGSCGPGGLHFINGVFETNRNRAPMVLIASQVVTAELGMEFPQEVDFKAVYGSCSVFCEQVQSAEQARRVVTLACQAAISRRGVAVVILPADISEAEVKHDVPFSVHYTQPVLRPSDDELQRIAALIGEGKRIGIYAGAGCEHAHDALVALGARLKAPIAHTSRAKDFVEYDNPYNMGMTGIFGIESGYHTLMACDTLLLLGADFAWGQYYPDKATLIQVDRDGSHLGRRHPVNLGVVGDIGPTLEALLPLLPEREDRSFLDECMEHREKALATRAKEEQPGEGELIHPQHLTALIDRHAADDALFTADGGSPMVWILRHIRVNGRRRTLTSLLHGTMANAMPQALGLQKAYPGRQVISLSGDGGLAMLLGDLLTAVQENLPIKVVVYNNSSLNFVELEQKVEGLLDNYTDLKNPDFGRLAEVIGFYGRTVTRSEDLEQAVKDFLAHPGPALLDVHTSPTELVMPPQVEAKQVAGTALYAAKALLSGRVGDVRDLLANNFLNKP, from the coding sequence ATGAGCAAGCGCGTTGCCGAAATCGTGGTTGAGACCCTCCAGGCCGCCGGTGTCCGTCACTGTTACGGCATCGTCGGCGATACCCTCAACTACGTCACCGATGCCATCCATCACAGCGAGATCGAGTGGGTACACACGCGGCATGAGGAAGTGGCCGCGTTTGCCGCCGGTGCCGAGTCGCTGATCAGCGGGCAGCTCACCGCCTGCGCCGGCTCGTGCGGCCCGGGCGGGCTGCATTTCATCAATGGCGTGTTCGAGACCAACCGCAACCGCGCGCCGATGGTGCTGATCGCCAGCCAGGTGGTCACCGCCGAGCTGGGCATGGAGTTCCCGCAGGAAGTCGATTTCAAGGCGGTGTACGGCAGCTGCAGCGTGTTCTGCGAGCAGGTGCAGAGCGCCGAGCAGGCGCGCCGCGTGGTGACGTTGGCGTGCCAGGCGGCGATCAGCCGCCGCGGGGTCGCGGTGGTGATCCTGCCGGCCGACATCAGCGAAGCGGAGGTCAAGCACGATGTGCCGTTCTCGGTGCATTACACCCAGCCGGTGCTGCGCCCGTCGGACGATGAACTGCAGCGCATCGCCGCGCTGATCGGCGAGGGCAAGCGCATCGGCATCTACGCAGGTGCGGGCTGCGAACATGCGCATGATGCCCTGGTCGCGCTGGGTGCCCGGCTCAAGGCACCGATCGCGCATACCTCGCGCGCGAAGGACTTCGTGGAGTACGACAACCCGTACAACATGGGCATGACCGGCATCTTCGGCATCGAGTCCGGGTATCACACGCTGATGGCCTGCGACACGCTGCTGCTGCTCGGCGCGGACTTCGCTTGGGGCCAGTACTACCCGGACAAGGCCACGCTGATCCAGGTGGACCGCGATGGCAGCCATCTGGGCCGCCGGCATCCGGTGAATCTGGGCGTGGTGGGGGATATCGGCCCGACCCTGGAGGCATTGCTGCCGCTTCTGCCCGAACGCGAGGACCGCAGCTTCCTGGATGAGTGCATGGAGCACCGCGAGAAGGCGCTGGCCACGCGGGCCAAGGAAGAGCAACCGGGCGAAGGCGAGCTGATCCACCCGCAGCATCTCACCGCGCTGATCGACCGCCACGCTGCCGACGACGCGCTCTTTACCGCAGATGGCGGCTCGCCGATGGTGTGGATCCTGCGCCATATCCGCGTCAATGGGCGCCGCCGCACGCTGACCAGCCTGCTGCACGGCACGATGGCCAACGCGATGCCGCAGGCGCTGGGCCTGCAGAAGGCCTACCCGGGCCGCCAGGTGATTTCGCTGTCCGGTGATGGTGGCCTGGCGATGCTGCTGGGCGACCTGCTCACCGCCGTGCAGGAAAACCTGCCGATCAAGGTGGTGGTCTACAACAACAGTTCGCTGAATTTCGTCGAGCTGGAGCAGAAGGTCGAAGGCCTGCTGGACAACTACACCGACCTGAAGAACCCTGACTTCGGCCGCCTGGCCGAGGTGATCGGGTTCTACGGCCGCACCGTGACCCGCTCGGAGGACCTGGAGCAGGCGGTGAAGGATTTCCTGGCGCACCCGGGCCCGGCGCTGCTGGACGTGCACACCAGCCCGACCGAGCTGGTGATGCCGCCGCAGGTGGAAGCCAAGCAGGTGGCCGGTACTGCCCTGTACGCGGCCAAGGCGCTGCTGAGCGGGCGGGTCGGGGATGTACGGGACCTGCTGGCGAACAACTTCCTCAACAAGCCCTGA
- a CDS encoding membrane protein, producing MSASAPVPTGRPRWFVAGDLNGFFGLVVDNLSILGFIAMALVGIFQFPADVVFGRMFPGTAFGVLVGNVLYTWMARRLAARTGRDDVTAMPLGLDAPTSIGMALLVLGPAFLAFKGQGLAPHDAAIATWQLGMASLVIMGVLKVILSFFGEAVTRALPRASLLGSIAGIAIVLMGFLPLLETLRSPVVGFVTLGLLLYVLIAKRKLPIRAPGVLVAFVFGTILYYGLGLAGLGAPGFKVPEWVPPQVVLPWPTLGFIDGLPTAITYLPLLLPFGLLMVVGGINVSESARAAGDDYRTRDILLVEAVATLVAGFCGGVAQTTPYIGQPAYKHMGARSGYTLLTGLFVGIGGMLGVISGLVQWLPLAVLAPIIVYVAIDITTQAFQATPREHAGAMVLGFLPSVAYLLAIKAPGWIAPEQLAAMTTTLDGHGLPELAVIFTLGNGFIITSMLWIAAVVAMIDGKLLRASGFLLVAAVLTLFGLIHSVDPRGGIYLPWQLEGLPKIISWQFTGAYVALAGLLALLSLQKQPSERA from the coding sequence ATGTCCGCCTCCGCTCCCGTCCCCACCGGACGCCCCCGCTGGTTCGTCGCCGGCGATCTCAACGGTTTCTTCGGCCTGGTGGTCGACAACCTGTCCATCCTCGGCTTCATCGCGATGGCCCTGGTCGGCATCTTCCAGTTCCCCGCGGATGTGGTGTTCGGCCGCATGTTCCCGGGCACCGCCTTCGGCGTGCTGGTCGGCAACGTGCTCTACACCTGGATGGCGCGCCGCCTGGCCGCGCGCACCGGTCGCGATGATGTCACCGCGATGCCGCTCGGCCTGGACGCGCCGACCAGCATCGGCATGGCGCTGCTGGTGCTCGGCCCGGCCTTCCTCGCCTTCAAGGGCCAGGGCCTGGCCCCGCACGATGCGGCCATCGCCACCTGGCAGCTGGGCATGGCCTCGCTGGTGATCATGGGCGTGCTCAAGGTGATCCTGTCGTTCTTCGGCGAGGCGGTGACCCGCGCGCTGCCGCGCGCCTCGCTGCTCGGCTCGATCGCCGGCATCGCGATCGTGCTGATGGGCTTCCTGCCGCTGCTGGAAACGCTGCGCTCGCCGGTCGTCGGCTTCGTCACCCTGGGCCTGCTGCTGTACGTGCTGATCGCCAAGCGCAAACTGCCGATCCGCGCGCCCGGCGTGCTGGTCGCCTTCGTCTTCGGCACGATCCTGTACTACGGACTCGGCCTGGCCGGCCTGGGTGCGCCGGGCTTCAAGGTGCCTGAGTGGGTACCGCCGCAGGTGGTGCTGCCCTGGCCGACACTGGGGTTCATCGACGGCCTGCCGACCGCGATCACCTACCTGCCGCTGCTGCTGCCGTTCGGCCTGCTGATGGTGGTCGGTGGCATCAACGTTTCCGAAAGCGCGCGTGCGGCCGGTGATGATTACCGCACCCGCGACATCCTGCTGGTGGAGGCCGTCGCCACGCTGGTGGCCGGGTTCTGCGGCGGCGTCGCGCAGACCACGCCGTACATCGGCCAGCCGGCCTACAAGCACATGGGCGCGCGCAGCGGTTACACGCTGCTGACCGGTCTGTTCGTCGGCATCGGCGGCATGCTGGGGGTGATTTCCGGGCTGGTGCAGTGGCTGCCGCTGGCCGTGCTGGCGCCGATCATCGTGTACGTGGCGATCGACATCACCACCCAGGCCTTCCAGGCCACGCCGCGCGAGCACGCGGGCGCGATGGTGCTCGGCTTCCTGCCTTCGGTGGCCTACCTGCTGGCGATCAAGGCCCCGGGCTGGATCGCCCCGGAACAGCTCGCGGCGATGACCACTACGCTGGACGGGCATGGCCTGCCGGAGCTGGCGGTGATCTTCACCCTGGGCAACGGCTTCATCATCACCTCGATGCTGTGGATCGCGGCGGTGGTGGCGATGATCGATGGGAAGCTGCTGCGCGCCTCCGGGTTCCTGCTGGTGGCTGCGGTGCTGACCCTGTTCGGCCTGATCCACTCGGTGGACCCGCGCGGTGGCATCTATCTGCCGTGGCAGCTGGAGGGCCTGCCGAAGATCATCAGCTGGCAGTTCACCGGCGCGTACGTGGCGCTGGCCGGGTTGCTGGCGCTGTTGTCGCTGCAGAAGCAGCCTTCGGAACGCGCGTAG
- a CDS encoding glutathione S-transferase, whose product MHYELYYWTGIQGRGEFVRLALEDAGAGYTDMARVHGDAVMQPYLDGKVEGLQPFAPPFLRTGRQVIAQVGAILDHLGPELGLVPDASSRRQQALQLQLTIADLVAEVHDTHHPIAASKYYDDQKHEARARATSMRGERMPKFLGYFENVLKHNGGRHPLREHSYVDLSLFQLLSGLEYMFPRRMQALWPTLPQLRALKDRVETRPNIAAYLASERRLAFNTNGIFRHYPELDGEQ is encoded by the coding sequence ATGCATTACGAACTGTATTACTGGACCGGCATCCAGGGCCGCGGCGAGTTCGTGCGGCTGGCGCTGGAGGATGCGGGCGCGGGCTACACGGATATGGCGCGGGTCCACGGCGATGCCGTGATGCAGCCGTATCTGGACGGCAAGGTCGAGGGCCTGCAGCCGTTTGCCCCCCCATTCCTGCGCACCGGCCGGCAGGTGATCGCCCAGGTGGGCGCGATCCTGGATCATCTGGGACCGGAGCTCGGCCTGGTGCCCGATGCCAGTTCACGGCGGCAGCAGGCCCTGCAGTTGCAGCTGACCATCGCCGATCTGGTGGCCGAGGTGCATGACACCCACCACCCGATCGCAGCGTCGAAGTACTACGACGACCAGAAACACGAAGCCAGAGCGCGCGCGACGTCGATGCGCGGCGAGCGCATGCCCAAGTTCCTCGGTTACTTCGAGAACGTGCTCAAGCACAACGGTGGGCGTCATCCGCTGCGCGAGCACTCCTATGTGGATCTGTCGCTGTTCCAGCTGCTGAGCGGGCTGGAGTACATGTTCCCGCGCCGCATGCAGGCCCTTTGGCCGACGCTGCCGCAGCTGCGCGCCCTGAAGGACCGGGTGGAAACCCGGCCCAACATCGCCGCCTATCTCGCCTCGGAACGGCGCCTGGCGTTCAACACCAACGGCATTTTCCGGCATTACCCGGAGCTGGATGGCGAGCAATGA